In Candidatus Eremiobacteraceae bacterium, the sequence GACACCGGTCTGGGATCGGCCTGTCAGAATGTCGGCGGAGTCCAGTACGTTCCGGCGACCATGACAAACTTGCCGAACGACACGACGCAGTACAATGAGTTCGAGCCCCGCATCGGCGGCACATACACCATCAATTCGGACAACGTGCTACGCTTCAGCTACGGCAAGTATACGCAGGCGCCGAACACGGCGTACGAGCAGTACAACTTGCTGCAGCAGGATCTCGCGTCGTACGACGCCACAAACTTCTGGCCCATCGGTTTCACGACCACGACGCACCAGATCCGTCCGCCGACGTCGAGCAACTACGATTTCTCGTGGGAACACCAGACGGGCGACACGAGTTTCAAGGTGACGCCGTTCTTGCGGCAGACGAAGGACCAGATACAGAACTTCTTCCTCAACCAGAAGACGGGGTTCATCTCAGGACTCAACGTCGGCCGGCAGACGTCAGACGGCGTCGAGTTCGAACTGTCGAAGGGCGACTTCAACCACAACGGTCTCTCGGGATTGTTCTCGCTGACGTTCACGCGCAGCTTGATCAAGTACAGCCCAACGTCAAACGGCGGCAGCGTGCTCAGCACGGTGAACCTCGCCATACAGCAGTACAACTCGTACACGCGCGCGTGCGCGAGCGCGGCACCCTCGACGAATCCGAACGCCCTTTGCGGAACGTTCGGGAACACTAACGCCCTTGCGACCGAAGCCAGCGGCGTCGCCAATCCGTACTTCAACGCACCGGTACGCCCGCTGTTTGACCTCGGTGGTGCATACGTACCGTTCAGCACGATCCCGGGTGCCGTTGAGGCGTCCGCGTTCTCCTACGAAACACCGTTGGCTGCGACGGTCGTGCTCAACTTCAAAGCCAACAAACTCGCCATCTCGCCGCAGTTCCAATACTTCCAGGGCGTACCTTACGGAGATCCGTTGACGGGGTGGGGAGTTGACCCGGCCTCGTGCGCGTCGCTCTCCGGATCTGTCGCCGGAGATCCACGCTACAGGTTCGGCGGAACGGGCACTCCTTTCGATGCACTCACCTGCACCGGCCGGATTCCGACCCCTGATCCGTTCACTGGCAACTTCGACAATCTGGGCGCGTTCAAGGCTCCGAACCAGTTCCTGATGCACGCACAGATCTCGTACGACGTCAGTCCGCGCGTCGCGCTGACGTTTAACCTGGCGAACATCATCAACACATGCACCGGCGGAACTTCGGAACCGTGGACGCGCCTCGCCAGCCACTCGGTATGCGGTTACACGCTGCCGGGTTACGGCGCGCCGCTCGCCTACGGCTCGAACTTCTACAATCCAGGAGCGACGTTCCAGCCGATGCTGCAATACCCGTACCAAGAAAATCCGACGATCCAGCCGTTCAACGCGTTCCTCGGCGTGAAGATCAAGCTCTAGACGCCAATAGACCATCGACCGAGGAATCGGGGCCCCCGCATCGTGCTGGGGCCCATTTCTTATGCGGCTCGGCGCCCGATCTTTCCGAGATGCGTGTCGGAGAACGCCGTGGGGTATTTGAGCCCGTAGCCGAGCATTCGATCGAACGCGATGTGCGCCGTCCAAATCAGCGAGATAGTCAGGCACATTCTGATATCGTCGGCGACTCCGACGAGAGCGAGCAAAACGGGACCGACGTAGCTGTGGACGGCGTTATAGCTGAGAGCCCCAATACTCGGGCTCTTCAGATACCCGAGCATCGAGATATCGGGGGCAAGAAACAACACCGCGAAAAGAAGCCACGAGAAGCCGCCGTGCCAATACAATACAAGGATGAGGCCAAGCGCGACCAGTCCTTCAGCGCGGAGGAGATACTTTGGGCTGCCGCTCACACTCGGAGTATCGTTCATCTATCGAGACCTCAGGCAAGTTCACGATAGTCGTAGGGCAAGCAACGCTTGCCCTACGGCCTTTCTAACGCGCTGTAAGCACGGGTGTCACATGCGCACGCAGGTAGCGATCAGGTCATACGGCTGCCCCGAGGCCGTGCCGCGCGCGTGCACTGTCCATCGCCGCGAGTTGACCACGGTGTACACGTTTGTCGCCTTCGAGGTCGTCTTACCATCGAAGAGTGTACCTACATAGGTGACGCCGTCGGCGGACGTCTGCGATTCAATCGCTCCCGCCGAATCGACGCTCGCCGTCCAGTATCGGTGCGCCGCGTCGCTGTAACCGAGGTATACGTCTTCAGACCCTTGGGCCGAATACAAGTGTCCGTGCAGAGAGTTCCCGGGCGCGACGGAATACTCGGCGAAATACGTCCCTCCGCCACCCGAGCAACTCCATTTTCCGGCCAAGAGGTAGTTATCCCGACTCATCTTCGCGGTGAGGGCGCCCGGTGCGGCGTCCGCTCGCGCTATGGTGAAAAGTGCAAGAACAGACAACGCGCAGGCTGCAACACGAGCGTTCATAGGCTTTCTCCAAGGACGTTCAGTGTGATCAATGACGACGGAATCACGACGGAGACGAATGACGCACCGTTGGGCATTTGTGAATCGACTTCAATCCGTCGTCGTGCGAGTCCCTTTACGGACAGCGGACGAGAATTGGACGCGCCCACGCTATACTTCGACTGTACCTAGCTTCAACGCACCGTCGAGGAGGATCTTCATGGTTCGCTACCTTTCGAGGCCTTTCGTTTTGGTCGTTCTCGCAAGCGTGTCGGCGTCGCTTATGTGCACCCGCACGCCGAGTCTGGGCGCATCGAACGTGAACCAAGGCTGTCTCAGCCAGTGGTTGTTCAACGGCGTGTGGCGCGTGGAAGTGACGGGCTTCGAGCCTTACATGAACGGCGCGCAGCAAACGGGCTGGCAAGTCACCGAGGTCTGGCGCAACGGCACAAGTCAAGGACTAGCTCCGAGTGAGAGCCAGCTCCAGGATCAGCAGCTTGAGCTGAGCAACGGCACGACCGTCGCTGCGAGAGGCTCGACGTCGGGAACGCTTTCCCTCGGCAGCGTGGCGAACAATTCATTCGCGCCGGCCGGCCAGTACACGTACAAACAGATCTTTCTCGTCGACAACCTCGATCCGAGCAATAAGCCCAAGGCCGCCGACATCCTCTTCAACGGCTCGCTGCTGTCACAGATGAAGGACAAACCGCAATTCACGTCGTCGAAATACGATTTTCGCTTCAAACTCGATTGCACGGCGACCGGGGCGGCGGCTCAGGCGCAAGGCGGATCGACACAAATCGCCGCCATTGCCGGCTGCATGAACCAATGGGTCTCAAACGGCGTATGGAAAATGCGCGTGACTGCGGTCAACCCAAATCAACCCACCGGTCAATTCGGCTGGTTTGTCGTTCAGGAATGGCAGAACGTCTCGAACCGGCGGCTCTATCCGGGAGGGCTGCCCGATATGGCTCACGTCGGCGGGCCGGTTTACCAAAGCAACGTGACTGACGAATATCTCGTGACGCAAAGCGGCAACAACGCTTCATCCGCCAATTCGGTCGGCGATCTTGGAGCGCTCTGGAATCACGTCTTTGACCAAGGAGCCACGTGGTCGTTCCAACAAGGCTTCTACTGGTCGCCGTTCGATCCAAGCGATAAACCCGTCCGTTTCTTGGCGACGTTCGATACAAAGGCGCAAAATGCGCTGCCCAACGCACCGCACTACAAGCGCTTGCCGGCGAACTTCCGTATAGACTTGACCTGCACGAAATAGAAGCGGCACTCGGGCGGGAACGTGCGCGCGGCGGCTTCACCGGTTTGACGTCTTGCGTTTTGGCCTGTCGCGCAATGTTCTTGCGACTATCCGCAGCTCTGAGAGAAAGCGAGCTGTCTCTTCGGCCCGTGCGGCCGCGGCGGGTGTGCGAAGTATCGCCGACGGGTGGATCATGGCCATGACGTGGGCCGCATGCGGCGACGGAAGAAACTCGCCTCGATGCTTTGTCAGCCGAAAGCTTGGGCCCATGAGTGCTTGGGAAGCGGTGGCCCCGAGCGTAACGATCACTTCGGGCCGGATCAGAGCGATTTCGGCCTCCAGCCACGGTCGGCACGCTTGAACCTCAAGCCGCTTCGGCTTGGAATGAATTCGGTGTTTCCCGCGCCAGATATACTTGAAGTGTTTTACGGCGTTCGTGAAATAGACTCGGCTCTCGGCAATCCCCGCTTCGCGGAGGAGCGCGCGCAAGAACTTTCCGGCAGGACCGACGAATGTCCGACCCTCTTTATCTTCGTGGTCGCCCGGCTGCTCCCCGACGAACATGACTCGCGCGCGCGCCGCGCCATCGCCGAAAACCGTTTGCGTCGCCGCTTTGTACAGGTCGCATCCTCGACAGCGCGCCGCCGCCGCACGCAAACCCTTGAGCGTCGAAGCGTTCGGCACGTAATCGGCAGCTGATCTTCTTTTTGCTGGCATGGTGCGCGAGTGTCGCAAACAGTTTGTTCCCAGGCGGCGATTGCGCAAACGCCGGCGTACCGGGTATAAGGTGGCGGCAACCATCACTCAGAGAGGTACGATCCACGATGTCACCGCGCAAATGGTCCCAGCGAGTGACCAAGAAAAGTAACGCGCTCGACCTCGAACAAAACGTCTTCGCCGGGGATGATCCCAAGAAAATCGCGCGCTCGCTCAAGCGATCGGCCGAGCACAGTACGCGGAGGAAATCTGAGCCGTTCCGCTCCGCGATGTCGATGCTCAATTTTTTCATCAACCGAGCAGGTAAGAATCTACCGAAATCAAGACGCTCGACGCTCGAGCGGGCGAAGGACGAATTACGTGCCGCCTTTGGCAGACCGCGGGTGGATTGAACTTGTCAGGTCCGCGACATCGGCAGCGGCGAACGAGCGGCTTGCGCCAGATGCTGATGCACGAATGCGATCGCCATGCTGCCTTCGCCGACACTGGCTGCAACGCGCTTTGTTGATCCCGCTCGGACATCGCCGGCGGCGAAAAACCCGGGTACGCTCGTTTCGAGCAGAAACGGATCGCGGTCGCCCGACCAAAGACCGCTTCGCATCGCGCCGGCGCCAGTCACTATATAACCTTGTTCATCTCGATGGATCTCCGGCGGCAGCCACCCCGTCTCGGCGTCCGCTCCGATCAAGATAAGGAGCGCGTCCGCATCTCTTCGAGTCGTCTCCCCAGTCGTGCTATTGGCGACCGCGATTGCTTCGAGATGGTCGCCGCCGAACGCGTCGACGACTTGGGAGCACGTTTCGACGTGCACGTTGGCTTTCGTCTTCAGCTGCTCGATGAGATAGTACGACATGCTTTTTGACAACGCGTCGCCCCGCACGAGCAGGGTGACGCAATCGGCGAAATTGGAGTAGTTCAGAGCCGCTTGACCCGCAGAGTTTCCACCGCCCACCAGATAGATGTTCTTCCCTTGCACCGAGTTCGCTTCGCCGGGAGCGGCACCGTAGTAGACGCCTCGACCTCGCAATCGATCGAGCGACGGGATATCCAGCTGCCGCCAGGACACTCCGATCGCGACGATGACCGTCTTTGCGTGGAGTGTGTCGCCTCCGTCGAGGAACAAGGTGCGCGATGGGACGTCAAGGCGTTGGACGGTCCGAGTCACAGCGATATCCGCGCCTAGTCGCCTCGCCTGCTGAAGCGCGCGCGTGGCTAGTTCTTTGCCCGAAATGCCGAACGGAAAACCCAAATAGTTCTCAATCCGCGAAGACGTTCCAGCCTGCCCGCCCGGAGCTTCTCTCTCGAGGAGCACCGTGGACAGCCCCTCGGAAGCACCGTACACTGCGGCAGCAAGCCCCGCCGGTCCGCCGCCGATGATGGCCACGTCGAACGTCGTGCCTGTTGGTGAAACGCACAATCCTATTGTCTTGGCGATATCCCGAGCGCTTGGGTTGACGAGCGATGTGCCGTCACGAAGCAACGCTACGGGATATCGTTGTTCTTCGACCGACTCGCGCGACCACGACGGAGCGCTTGGATCCTCGGGTGTGAACCAATCGAACTCTACGGAGTTGCGTTCTAAGAACTCGCGCACTTCGTGTCCGGCGTTATCCCATTGGGGTGCGATGAGCGTGATTGTGGGATGGGCCGACTCGGTCGCAAGCTCCTGAAGGCCTTCAACTCTCTCCAGTGCCGCAGCCACGACTGCTTTGAAGAATTTCGGCGACGCCGTGGCCACCACATGGAACTCCTTCGAGTCGATACGCATCACTCGCGAGTTTTCAGTGGCGCGAAAACTTACGAGGAACGGTGAGTCGAGTACGACCGGAACTTCTCCAAACAGATGACCGGCTTCGCGGGTGCCGATCACTCGCTCCGCTCCGTCCATGAACTTCGTCACTTCGAGAAGCCCATCTACCAAGACGAAAACCGAGCGTCGCGATTCACCCTCGTGCACGACGTACTCGCCCGGAAGCACGCGGATGTCGGCGCTCGTCTTGGCCAGATAATCGAGCTCTTTGTCGGCAAGCTCCGAGAAGAGCTGGATCGCGCGGAGTTCAGTGCGCTTGAACATCGTCAATCGAACCAATAGTCCAAAGTTCCGTCGGACCCTTTTCCAGAGCCGCCTCTAAAGATGCCGGCACCGTGCGCCCTCGAACCGGAGTTGGACCGGACTACCCAGAACACGCCGTCAGACAGTATGACGAAGACCCCGGAGGCTCGGCGGTCCCGCTTGCAACCCGCGGCCATGCCGACGGGTTTCGTCGCGTTTCTCTTCACCGACATTGAAGGCTCGACCAAACGTTGGGAACAGAAGCCGGATGCGATGAAGACAGCGGTGGCCCGCCACGAGGTCTTGATCCGCCAAGCAGTCATGCAAAGCGACGGCTATGTCTTCAAGACGGTCGGAGATGCATTCTGCGCCGCCTTCCATAGCCCGCACCAAGCGGTTCGCGCGGCACTCGCGGCGCAACGGGCGCTCCACGCTGAAGATTTTTCCGCGGTCGACGGCCTTAAAGTGAGGATCGGTATCCATGTCGGGCAGGCGGAAG encodes:
- a CDS encoding DUF4260 domain-containing protein, translated to MNDTPSVSGSPKYLLRAEGLVALGLILVLYWHGGFSWLLFAVLFLAPDISMLGYLKSPSIGALSYNAVHSYVGPVLLALVGVADDIRMCLTISLIWTAHIAFDRMLGYGLKYPTAFSDTHLGKIGRRAA
- a CDS encoding DUF3175 domain-containing protein; protein product: MSPRKWSQRVTKKSNALDLEQNVFAGDDPKKIARSLKRSAEHSTRRKSEPFRSAMSMLNFFINRAGKNLPKSRRSTLERAKDELRAAFGRPRVD
- a CDS encoding FAD-dependent oxidoreductase encodes the protein MFKRTELRAIQLFSELADKELDYLAKTSADIRVLPGEYVVHEGESRRSVFVLVDGLLEVTKFMDGAERVIGTREAGHLFGEVPVVLDSPFLVSFRATENSRVMRIDSKEFHVVATASPKFFKAVVAAALERVEGLQELATESAHPTITLIAPQWDNAGHEVREFLERNSVEFDWFTPEDPSAPSWSRESVEEQRYPVALLRDGTSLVNPSARDIAKTIGLCVSPTGTTFDVAIIGGGPAGLAAAVYGASEGLSTVLLEREAPGGQAGTSSRIENYLGFPFGISGKELATRALQQARRLGADIAVTRTVQRLDVPSRTLFLDGGDTLHAKTVIVAIGVSWRQLDIPSLDRLRGRGVYYGAAPGEANSVQGKNIYLVGGGNSAGQAALNYSNFADCVTLLVRGDALSKSMSYYLIEQLKTKANVHVETCSQVVDAFGGDHLEAIAVANSTTGETTRRDADALLILIGADAETGWLPPEIHRDEQGYIVTGAGAMRSGLWSGDRDPFLLETSVPGFFAAGDVRAGSTKRVAASVGEGSMAIAFVHQHLAQAARSPLPMSRT